The nucleotide sequence TTGACATGGATCTGAGAAATCCCGGTTGCATCGTATTCCATCCAGGTCAGGTAAACCGTGGATCCGGATTGAATCAACGAGGGACTCATGGCATGACGGGCGGCGTCGATATTGAGATTTTTCCCGTCGACGATCCAGCTCCCATGATCCCAGCGTTTGACGTAGAGTTGAAATATCCCTTTTCCATCCTGTTCAATCCAAGCGACGTACGGAGAATCACCGAGAACGGCGATTGAGGGATTCAGGGCATGGCGTTGCGGATCCGTGTTGAGGCTTGGCCCAAGCCCGTCCCAGCTGGAGCCGTTCCATCGCTTGACATAAACCTGGTAAAAATTCCGATCCGACAATTCCGCCCACGTCAGATAGAGAAACGATCCGTGAGAAACCATGGCGGGTTTGATCGCGTCCCGCGCCGGCGAGATGTTCAAGCTGCCGTTTCCATCCAGATGCCAGCCGTCGGCCGAGCGTTGTTTGACGTAAAGCCGAAAAACCCGTTGGGGACTGTACTCGCACCACGCCAAGTATGGAATCGGTCCGTCGGCCGACAGCGTCGGATTGGCCGCGCCTTGAGTCGGGTCAACGTTAAAGCTGTCTCCCTCGACGATCCACTGACCTTCGGACCGGTGTTTGACATAGAGTTGCGGAACGTTCTTCGCGTTGAGTTCAACCCAAGCTAGGTAAGGGATCTTGCCGTCCGAGCCCATCGTCAGATCAAAGGCTCGATGATCTCCATCGATGTTCTGCGCACCTTCTTGATCGAGGGTCCACCCGAAACGGTTCCATCGGCCGACGAAGACTTGAGAAATGCCATGAATATCAAGCTCGTTCCATCCCAGCCATGGAACGGAATCGGCAAAAACCAGGGATGGATTTAAAGCGTGTTTTGTGGCATCCACGTATGTGAAAGTTGAAGCGTGGGCCTTCACAGGCAGGCCCAATGAAAGCCACTCCGGGCTTGCCGCGGCGGCGAAATGCAACGGAGTGAAGGCGTCGCCGATCGTCCAGGAGAAGACCATAACAAAAAGCAAGACGGGTCTCCGGATAGAGGTCCAGACGCTGTCGATCCAAATCAGTTTTACCATGAGAAAGCCACGGTCTCCGCTTGAAGGATCCCCATTGGGCATGAACAGCGCTGTGGGTCTATTTGGGTCTTGAATGGCAACGAAAGCAGTCCGAGATTGGAAAGGCGACAATACCATGACATCGACCGCAGTACTCCCCCTTCAGGATTTTTTCCATTGTGACAGGATTGGCTCCGGCACGCATCAAGAAAATACCGGGATGGCAGTTCCGACAGTCCAACCATAAGGTATGGGGGTAATGGGGATAGACGACATCGGGGAGACCGCTGACATTGACCTTGAAAATAATGTTGAAATCGAGCGCCTTCATCGTGACCGCATTCGGGTCCAACGAATCTCTCGGATGGATGACGCCTTGTTTAATGGCGGCGACCCAGTCGACATATCCCATCTTCGTTTTGGGCAGGTAATCGAAGGCGACGGGATGCTCTTCTTCTGCCGCGGCCGGTGGCGTTTGGGCGGGTTGGGTAGGCTGAACGGATTGTGTGGGTTGGGTTTCGATCGGGGCTGGCCCTACGACCGGTGATTGAGGGGGCGCGGCGGCCGGTTGATCCTTCGTCGTCTGGGCTTCGATCCCGTTTTGAGAGAAGAAATAAAGGATGACGAGCAAAAAACCCGCATAAACGGCCGCGGTCCGTCCACCCATGCTCACGCGCCTCATCGTATGAAGCCGTACCTATTTTTCGACCGTAATCTTTCCGGTCATTTGGTTGTGGATGAAACAGAAATAAGGATACTCACCGGGAACTTTAAACGTGTGAGAATAGACCGCGCCCGGTTCCATCACCGCGAAGATCTCCAGTTCGTCGCCCGGGCCGGATCCCGGAATACTGGCCAGATTGTGTTTGCGTTCATCGGTATTTGTCCACTTGACGGTGTCCCCCACCTTGATCGTGAGGTTTTGCGGATTGAGTTTGAAACTGTTTCGAATCACCGTGACTTCGTACACGGTCCCTTCCTCGCCTTTCGCGGGCGCGACCGAAAGAACCGCTAAAAAAACCAAGGTCGCAAGGAAACAGGAAAAGCCCTTTCTCATTGCCGAACTCCTTCTAAAACGAGATATTTTCAAAAGTATATCGAATGGATTTTATCTTGTCAATGCGTCGTCCCGCAGATATACGGCGGAGAACCTGTCGCGGCGGTGCGTCTGCGGTGACCGGCCATCATCCATGCGGCTAGGGGGGTTTTTAGGCGGTCTTGCCCGGATTCCGGACTTCAGCATCGGGATCATCGGGTGGAATACCGGGGTATATGGCCTCGCAGGCGGACGATCAATGGATAAGCGATGCGATGAAATGCATTTTGAGGAGGTATTTTGATCCGCCTGACAAGATAACTCCGAAGGTTTTTCCCGTTATGTTATAAGGTCGGCCGGTTGTAAATTTTCATGATCAGTGCGGCACGTCCTTCAGGTTTTTCGGGCTTGGTCTGGAAACCGTCACTTGGACCACCGCCGTTTTGTTTTTAACCGTCGCCACGATCGTGGCGGTTCCCGGAGCTTTGGCCCTAACCAGGCCGCTTTGATCCACCGACGCGATCGCAGGGCTCTTGGATTTCCAGAGGACCGGGGGACCCGTTATTGGGCGGTTCATTGGGTCGGTCGCGATCATCCTCAACTGCTGTGTGTTTCCCGTTGATAACGAAACAGCCGAAGGTTGAATTTCTAATTTGACCACGGGCAAGCTTTGAACGTCAATTTCGATGGAATCGGAAATCCCTTGACTGAGGGCCGTAACGCTTGCGGTTCCGGGCGCGATCGCTGTAACGGTTCCTCGTGAATTCACGGCGACGATGCTTGGGTTCTCCGAGATCCAAGTGATGGCGATACCGCTTCGTTCTTGATTGTTCTCATCCCGGGCCTGAATCGAAAGTGTCCGCGAATCGCCGACAAACAGAGCAGACCCGAGGGGTTTAATCTCCAATTTAGACAAAGTCTGTTTCGCGGCGGGAGATTCATTTTTGGTCAAGGGCTTCGGAACGGCGGCCGGCGGGGCTTGCGGTGTTTCGGATGTTTGAGATGTTTGCGACGGCTCAGACTTCGTACAACCGGATACTGCGATCAGACCCGCTAGAACAAGGGGGACGCATAACCCGCCTCGGCTTTGACGAAAACATGGATGGCCCTTCTTCATGGCGATATACCTTTTAAACCACGGCAGACGGGAGCGCTGGCCGACAGCGCCATGGGGATTGTATCGGGAAACCGTGTTCTTGTTGTGTTAAGGCGATGCCTGTCGAAATGGGTTCTCGCCGGCGCGGAACTTTTCCAACATCGGATCCACCGGGGGAGTGTCTTTGGGTTTGACATGACACCGTTGACAATCGCTCAGGGGAAAAGCGATCCGATTGTGGCAGCGGCCGCAGAATTCTCCCGACGCGATCTTGGGCATCGTCTGCATCCGGTTGGCCTCTTTCGCATTCATCGGAAAGATGGCCGGATGACAGTTGGTACAGGTCAGCCAGAGCGTATGGACAAAGTGCGGAAAGATGACATCGTCCACAAATTGACTTTTGGTAAAGATCGCGATATCCAGATCAAAGGGAGGCATGGGTCTTTCGTTGGGATCCAACGAATCGCGAGGTTTCACCTTGCCTTCCTTGATGGCCGTGGCCCAATCGATCAGCCCATACCGGTCCTTCGGAAGGTCCGAAAGTTCCAACGCCAAGGGATGCTCGGCCAATCCCGCTTTTTCGGCGTCCCCCGCGAAACTGGTCGGGTCACCCGTACCGGTGCATTCGCCGGTAATGCCGCTAATATAGATGGGATCGCAAGGAAGTTTTTTGGCCACCGGTGCGGGTGAAGTGGGTTTGTCCGTAGGTTCGGCGGCATTTGACCGGCTGATGCCTAGGCCTTGAGAATCCACAAGGATGTACAGGACTGCTGCGCCGAGCAGAACGAAGACAACAGGTTTCAGGAGACGTTGGAGCTTCATGAAAGCGACCCTCTCTTCTAGATGATGGTAAGGTTGGGCTGGCTGTCCTGACTATTTTATAAATCCTCTGGCCTTTGGAATCGTAATGTCGCTTTTTCCGGAATGACAGCGGTCACAGTAAATGGGCGGCCAAGCGATGCGACCGTTGTGGCACTTTCCGCAAAAATCGCCCTTGATGATCTTAATCATGTTGATATCGTTTGCGCCCTGACGCATTTCAAAGATGGCGGGGTGGCAGACTTTGCATTTAAACCGGATTCGATGAAACCAATGGGGAAAAACGACGGGCGGCATTCCCGCTTTTTCAGCATAATGATTTAGGGTGATGTCACCGTATTCGGCTCTAGAGGTTTTCGGAATATTGAAAGTGAGGATAAGTCCGACAACTAGAATCGGTAAAAGGAAACCACCGACCAACCATTGCTTTTTCATCTCCCACTCCCTTCTCCGAGGAAAAAGTTGCCTTGACCCGCTGTCAGAATCAGGTAGCGATCAATACCATATTTTATTTTCTTTGTCAACATCTTGCTTTTTTAAAAGATCAAACCCATTCGGAGAGGAAGTGGGTTGATCATGGTATTTTAATCGAACACGCGTTAACGCATCTTGGCCAAATCGAATACGAACTTTGCAACTTCTTTGTCGTCTTTGTCTTGAAGCACCAATGTAATTGTTGAGTTAGGATCGATTCCGTCGGCCGGAAAATAAAAATCGCTGTCCGTTACAAACGCCGGTTTTGTTTTTCCGTCCCCGTACGCTTCACCGGGAGGATTGTTCCAGAACGTAGCCGGAGAAGTCTTGTCACCCGCCCGAATGACGGCGGTGT is from Nitrospiria bacterium and encodes:
- a CDS encoding c(7)-type cytochrome triheme domain-containing protein; amino-acid sequence: MKKQWLVGGFLLPILVVGLILTFNIPKTSRAEYGDITLNHYAEKAGMPPVVFPHWFHRIRFKCKVCHPAIFEMRQGANDINMIKIIKGDFCGKCHNGRIAWPPIYCDRCHSGKSDITIPKARGFIK
- a CDS encoding Ig-like domain-containing protein, with amino-acid sequence MEIKPLGSALFVGDSRTLSIQARDENNQERSGIAITWISENPSIVAVNSRGTVTAIAPGTASVTALSQGISDSIEIDVQSLPVVKLEIQPSAVSLSTGNTQQLRMIATDPMNRPITGPPVLWKSKSPAIASVDQSGLVRAKAPGTATIVATVKNKTAVVQVTVSRPSPKNLKDVPH
- a CDS encoding c(7)-type cytochrome triheme domain-containing protein — protein: MKLQRLLKPVVFVLLGAAVLYILVDSQGLGISRSNAAEPTDKPTSPAPVAKKLPCDPIYISGITGECTGTGDPTSFAGDAEKAGLAEHPLALELSDLPKDRYGLIDWATAIKEGKVKPRDSLDPNERPMPPFDLDIAIFTKSQFVDDVIFPHFVHTLWLTCTNCHPAIFPMNAKEANRMQTMPKIASGEFCGRCHNRIAFPLSDCQRCHVKPKDTPPVDPMLEKFRAGENPFRQASP
- a CDS encoding c(7)-type cytochrome triheme domain-containing protein, which translates into the protein MRRVSMGGRTAAVYAGFLLVILYFFSQNGIEAQTTKDQPAAAPPQSPVVGPAPIETQPTQSVQPTQPAQTPPAAAEEEHPVAFDYLPKTKMGYVDWVAAIKQGVIHPRDSLDPNAVTMKALDFNIIFKVNVSGLPDVVYPHYPHTLWLDCRNCHPGIFLMRAGANPVTMEKILKGEYCGRCHGIVAFPISDCFRCHSRPK
- a CDS encoding plastocyanin/azurin family copper-binding protein, with the protein product MRKGFSCFLATLVFLAVLSVAPAKGEEGTVYEVTVIRNSFKLNPQNLTIKVGDTVKWTNTDERKHNLASIPGSGPGDELEIFAVMEPGAVYSHTFKVPGEYPYFCFIHNQMTGKITVEK